From Pseudomonas fluorescens, one genomic window encodes:
- a CDS encoding Arc family DNA-binding protein → MRPLKQAIYSSRTADKFVVRLPDGMRERIAEVARNHHRSMNSEIIARLEQSLIQEGALGEELSMRLDSPELSLHERELLQRFRQLSHRQQNALVSLIAHDAEMAASPT, encoded by the coding sequence ATGCGCCCATTGAAACAGGCAATTTATTCAAGCCGTACGGCTGACAAGTTTGTCGTACGCCTGCCAGACGGAATGCGTGAACGCATCGCCGAGGTGGCACGCAACCATCACCGCAGCATGAACTCAGAGATCATTGCACGACTGGAGCAGAGCCTTATCCAAGAAGGTGCACTGGGCGAAGAGCTGAGTATGCGCCTGGACAGCCCTGAGCTGTCGCTGCACGAACGTGAATTGCTGCAACGCTTCCGCCAACTCTCTCATCGTCAGCAGAATGCTTTGGTCTCGCTGATCGCGCATGATGCAGAAATGGCAGCAAGCCCTACCTGA
- the mgtE gene encoding magnesium transporter, translating to MTEVEVKKTQESLQDRLAQVVELLQRQRVVEDLTHRQDGPHQDRVESLVHRQNLVELQRKLDDLHSADVAYILEALPLDDRLTVWQLVKAERDGDILLEVSDSVRETLIADMDDHELLAAAKEMDADELADLAPELPRDVVHELMETLDGQQRERVRSALSYDEEQVGALMDFEMVTIREDVSLEVVLRYLRRLKELPGHTDKLFVVDYDGVLKGVLPIKRLLVNDPDKQVSEVMASDPVSFHPDEDAYDAAQAFERYDLISAPVVDKNDKLIGRLTIDEMVDLIREESESEVLNMAGLREEEDIFASVWKSLRNRWAWLAINLITAFVASRVIGLFEGSIEKLVALAALMPIVAGIGGNSGNQTITMIVRAMALDQVSTGNTSRLMRKELAVGLINGLVWGGVIGVVAYLLYGSWSLGVVMTAAMTLNLLLAALMGVLIPMTLARIGRDPAMGASVMITAMTDSGGFFIFLGLATIFLL from the coding sequence ATGACTGAAGTAGAAGTAAAGAAAACTCAAGAAAGCCTGCAGGATCGCCTTGCTCAAGTTGTCGAGCTGCTGCAGCGCCAGCGTGTGGTCGAAGACCTCACCCACCGCCAGGACGGTCCGCACCAGGATCGGGTCGAGAGCCTGGTCCACCGGCAGAACCTCGTCGAGTTGCAGCGCAAACTCGATGACCTGCACTCCGCCGACGTTGCCTACATCCTTGAAGCGCTGCCCCTCGACGATCGTCTGACGGTCTGGCAACTGGTCAAGGCCGAACGTGACGGCGATATCCTGCTGGAAGTGTCCGACTCGGTTCGAGAAACCCTGATCGCCGACATGGACGATCACGAGCTCCTGGCGGCCGCCAAGGAGATGGATGCCGACGAACTCGCTGACTTGGCCCCTGAGCTGCCGCGAGACGTCGTCCACGAACTGATGGAAACCCTCGACGGCCAGCAGCGTGAGCGCGTTCGCTCTGCGCTGTCCTATGACGAGGAGCAGGTCGGTGCGTTGATGGACTTCGAGATGGTGACGATCCGCGAGGATGTCAGTCTGGAAGTGGTGTTGCGTTACCTGCGTCGTCTCAAGGAGCTGCCGGGACACACCGACAAGTTGTTCGTGGTCGATTATGACGGCGTGCTCAAGGGCGTTTTGCCGATCAAGCGTTTGCTGGTCAACGACCCTGACAAGCAGGTGTCTGAGGTCATGGCCAGCGACCCGGTGAGTTTTCATCCGGATGAGGACGCCTACGATGCCGCGCAGGCGTTCGAGCGTTATGACTTGATCTCGGCCCCGGTGGTCGACAAGAACGACAAGCTGATTGGTCGTCTGACCATCGACGAAATGGTCGACCTGATTCGTGAGGAGAGCGAAAGCGAAGTTCTCAACATGGCGGGTCTGCGTGAAGAAGAAGACATTTTTGCTTCGGTCTGGAAATCGTTGCGCAACCGTTGGGCGTGGCTGGCGATCAACCTGATCACTGCCTTTGTTGCGTCGCGGGTGATCGGCTTGTTCGAGGGCTCCATCGAGAAGCTGGTGGCCCTGGCGGCCTTGATGCCGATTGTTGCCGGTATCGGCGGTAATTCGGGCAATCAGACGATCACCATGATCGTGCGCGCCATGGCGCTCGATCAGGTCAGCACCGGTAATACTTCGCGACTGATGCGCAAGGAGTTGGCGGTAGGCTTGATCAATGGCCTGGTCTGGGGTGGGGTGATTGGCGTCGTGGCTTATCTACTCTATGGCAGTTGGTCGCTGGGTGTGGTGATGACCGCCGCCATGACCCTTAACCTGCTGCTGGCTGCACTGATGGGCGTCCTGATCCCGATGACCCTGGCGCGCATCGGGCGCGACCCGGCGATGGGGGCGAGCGTGATGATCACGGCCATGACCGACAGTGGTGGCTTCTTTATCTTCCTGGGTCTCGCGACCATCTTCCTGCTCTGA
- a CDS encoding sensor histidine kinase: protein MNDVDQGLDFSTVIASTVHDMKNSLTVLMQAHGQWLARLPDAQAHTDEQGVIDFEFAHLNGMLVQLLGLYKLGVNQLPVRPDYHELDDFIEAQLAAHQEVFKSRGLLVTYEVDPLSPLGFFDRELIGTVLANAINNAIRYAQQSLLICVGEETGQLVLTINDDGEGYPAQMIERQAEYIQGINPSSGSTGLGLYFAARIAQLHQRNGVHGRTEISNGGPLGGGLFSLYLP, encoded by the coding sequence ATGAACGACGTAGATCAGGGGCTGGATTTTTCCACGGTGATCGCCTCCACCGTACACGACATGAAGAATTCCCTGACCGTACTCATGCAGGCTCACGGGCAGTGGCTCGCGCGGTTGCCGGATGCCCAGGCTCACACCGATGAGCAGGGGGTGATCGACTTCGAGTTCGCGCATCTGAACGGTATGTTGGTGCAGTTGCTGGGACTCTACAAACTGGGCGTCAACCAGTTGCCGGTGCGTCCGGATTACCATGAGCTGGATGACTTTATCGAAGCGCAATTGGCGGCCCACCAGGAAGTGTTCAAGAGTCGCGGCCTGCTGGTGACTTATGAAGTGGATCCGCTGAGTCCGCTGGGTTTTTTCGATCGCGAACTGATCGGCACGGTGTTGGCCAATGCGATCAACAATGCCATCCGTTATGCGCAGCAGTCGCTATTGATCTGCGTCGGAGAGGAGACCGGGCAACTGGTACTGACAATCAACGACGACGGCGAAGGTTACCCAGCTCAGATGATCGAGCGTCAGGCCGAGTACATACAGGGCATCAACCCGAGCAGTGGCAGCACTGGATTGGGCTTGTACTTCGCCGCCCGCATCGCTCAACTGCACCAGCGCAATGGCGTGCATGGGCGCACCGAGATCAGCAACGGTGGTCCGTTGGGTGGCGGATTGTTCAGTCTTTATCTGCCTTGA
- the flgA gene encoding flagellar basal body P-ring formation chaperone FlgA, giving the protein MNLHTTFFRRLACAPRRLLGAVAMAGFFTAGSPAFADPVTLPDLLIGVTQGFLEFTVEDYLASSQTQGRYEIEVKQLDPRLRLPMCDKELTATLESPAKPIGRVTVRVRCDGASPWTVFVPAQVRLFREVVTSTRPLKRAGIIEPGDVMLRERDISLINQGYLTDVEQAIGQKLVRPMVNDQVITLVHLEQAEVVRKGDQVVITARSGTLSVRMPGEALANGGMSEQIRVKNLNSQRVIKAQVTAPGQVEVAM; this is encoded by the coding sequence ATGAACCTGCACACGACATTTTTTCGACGCCTTGCCTGCGCTCCTCGCCGATTACTCGGCGCGGTGGCGATGGCCGGCTTTTTCACTGCTGGCAGCCCTGCCTTTGCTGATCCGGTTACCTTGCCTGATCTCCTTATCGGCGTCACTCAGGGCTTTCTTGAATTCACCGTAGAAGACTATTTGGCCAGCAGCCAAACCCAGGGCCGTTACGAAATCGAGGTCAAGCAACTCGACCCGCGCCTGCGCCTGCCCATGTGCGACAAGGAATTGACAGCCACACTGGAAAGCCCGGCCAAGCCGATTGGGCGTGTCACGGTGAGGGTTCGCTGTGACGGCGCCTCGCCCTGGACAGTGTTCGTGCCCGCTCAAGTCCGGCTGTTTCGCGAAGTCGTGACCAGCACTCGACCGCTCAAGCGCGCCGGAATTATCGAGCCGGGAGACGTGATGCTGCGCGAGCGCGATATCAGTCTGATCAACCAGGGCTATCTGACCGACGTGGAGCAGGCGATCGGGCAGAAACTTGTCCGACCAATGGTCAACGATCAGGTGATTACTCTGGTTCATCTGGAGCAGGCCGAAGTGGTGCGCAAGGGCGATCAGGTAGTGATTACGGCCCGCAGTGGCACCCTCAGCGTACGGATGCCGGGCGAAGCCTTGGCTAACGGCGGCATGAGTGAACAGATCCGAGTGAAAAATCTGAATTCGCAACGGGTGATCAAGGCCCAGGTCACGGCTCCCGGCCAGGTGGAAGTTGCCATGTAG
- the flgM gene encoding flagellar biosynthesis anti-sigma factor FlgM — protein MVIDFSRLNSSPTLTGNTRTSATKEAAETAPLSTQAEAASASQSGESVHLSNEAQQLQKISDTLRDQPAVDKARVAELKAAIADGSYKVDSNRVASKLLNFEAQR, from the coding sequence ATGGTCATCGATTTCAGCCGTTTGAACAGTTCCCCCACGCTCACCGGCAACACGCGTACCAGCGCCACGAAAGAAGCCGCTGAAACCGCGCCGCTGTCGACCCAGGCCGAAGCGGCCAGTGCCAGCCAAAGCGGGGAATCGGTACACCTCAGCAACGAGGCCCAGCAGTTGCAGAAGATTTCCGACACGCTGCGCGACCAGCCCGCTGTCGACAAGGCCCGCGTGGCCGAGTTGAAAGCCGCGATTGCCGATGGCAGCTATAAAGTCGACAGCAACCGCGTCGCCAGCAAACTGCTCAACTTCGAAGCCCAGCGCTAG
- a CDS encoding glutamine synthetase family protein, which yields MTAEGFLEGRRLQMARGVLLQCIMGGYPPARFYGSDDGDLALNADPQQIHRLPWSKQPRALAICDADELTGGSSRLSTRGQLKAVIARYAALDLAPVVATEMEFFVFAPNTDPAQPFQPPLGLDGRREDGSSAFSVSSNNGLRPFFNEVYECMAALGLPRDTFMHEMGVSQFEINLLHGDPLLLADQTFLFKHLLKEVALKHGVTVVCMAKPLAHTAGSSMHIHQSVVEMGSGRNVFSDEAGDPTETFRHFIGGQQAAMAEFTALFAPNVNSYQRLCHPFASPNNACWSHDNRAAGLRIPASSPVARRVENRLPGADANPYLAIAASLAAGLHGIENRLEPSAPIQGEFSVPESLSLPCTLHAALERLKRSQLAKELFGAEFIEGYIASKTLELTSFLDEITPWERRVLAAQA from the coding sequence ATGACCGCCGAGGGCTTCCTCGAAGGACGACGCCTGCAGATGGCCCGTGGTGTGTTGTTGCAATGCATCATGGGGGGGTATCCACCTGCGCGCTTCTATGGCAGTGACGATGGCGACCTGGCGTTGAATGCCGACCCGCAGCAGATCCATCGCCTGCCCTGGAGCAAGCAGCCGCGCGCACTGGCTATCTGTGATGCCGACGAGCTGACTGGTGGGAGTTCTCGGCTGTCCACTCGCGGTCAACTCAAGGCGGTGATCGCACGCTATGCGGCGCTCGACCTGGCGCCCGTGGTGGCGACTGAAATGGAGTTCTTCGTATTCGCCCCGAACACTGACCCGGCCCAGCCGTTCCAGCCCCCGCTTGGCCTGGATGGCCGACGCGAGGACGGTAGTTCGGCGTTCAGCGTCAGCTCCAACAACGGCCTACGTCCATTTTTCAATGAAGTCTATGAGTGCATGGCAGCCCTGGGACTGCCGCGCGATACCTTCATGCACGAAATGGGTGTCAGTCAGTTCGAGATCAACCTGCTGCACGGCGACCCCCTGTTGCTCGCCGACCAGACGTTCCTGTTCAAGCACCTGCTCAAAGAGGTCGCCCTCAAGCACGGAGTGACCGTGGTGTGCATGGCCAAGCCACTGGCGCACACGGCTGGCAGCTCGATGCACATTCACCAAAGCGTCGTCGAGATGGGCAGCGGCCGAAATGTGTTCAGTGACGAGGCAGGTGACCCGACCGAGACGTTTCGCCACTTCATTGGTGGCCAACAGGCGGCCATGGCGGAGTTCACCGCACTGTTCGCGCCGAACGTGAACTCCTATCAGCGCTTGTGCCATCCTTTCGCGTCACCCAATAACGCCTGCTGGTCCCATGACAACCGCGCCGCCGGGCTGCGTATTCCCGCCAGTTCGCCCGTCGCGCGACGGGTCGAGAATCGCTTGCCTGGGGCCGACGCCAATCCGTATCTGGCCATCGCTGCCAGCCTTGCTGCAGGGTTGCACGGCATTGAAAACCGGTTGGAGCCGTCAGCGCCGATCCAGGGTGAATTCAGCGTGCCGGAAAGTTTGTCGCTGCCCTGTACCTTGCATGCTGCGCTGGAGCGTCTGAAACGTAGCCAGTTGGCGAAGGAACTGTTTGGTGCTGAGTTCATCGAAGGCTACATCGCTTCGAAGACCCTGGAACTGACCAGCTTCCTTGATGAAATCACTCCTTGGGAGCGCCGAGTTTTAGCGGCCCAGGCTTAA
- a CDS encoding flagella synthesis protein FlgN, with translation MHDNNLLQLITDDVAPAQQLLDLLGQESLALHGRDMQLLEHILASKQGLIILLEQHGRRRSEILASLGLPTDRSGLEQLAAHSSIGEQLLSQSDVLNQLLSDCRDANERNGRSIQVQQASTANQLRILNGGESPPLYDARGSTATLVKRSLSQV, from the coding sequence ATGCACGATAACAATTTACTGCAACTGATCACCGACGACGTTGCGCCAGCTCAACAGTTGCTCGATTTACTCGGGCAAGAGTCTTTGGCACTGCACGGTCGCGACATGCAATTGCTCGAACACATCCTGGCGAGCAAGCAGGGTTTGATCATTCTGCTGGAACAACACGGCCGCCGACGCAGCGAAATACTCGCCAGCCTCGGCTTGCCGACCGATCGCAGTGGCCTGGAACAGCTGGCCGCGCACTCCAGCATAGGCGAGCAACTGCTGTCCCAAAGCGATGTCCTCAATCAATTGCTCAGCGATTGCCGGGACGCCAATGAGCGCAATGGCCGCTCGATCCAGGTCCAACAGGCGAGCACCGCCAACCAACTGCGCATCCTCAATGGCGGCGAATCCCCGCCCCTGTACGACGCTCGCGGCTCAACCGCCACGCTCGTGAAGCGCTCGCTCAGCCAGGTTTGA
- the phnN gene encoding phosphonate metabolism protein/1,5-bisphosphokinase (PRPP-forming) PhnN: MSGGEKLKGRLVYLMGPSGSGKDSLIDAARDALAQLNCVVARRVITRSAESAGESAFGVSVEAFADLVRAGAFAMSWRANGLGYGIPVEIDQWLAEGRHVLVNGSREYLPQAQERYPTLIPVLLSVRSDVLRQRLMSRGREGIEEIEARLARNALFAPNESAGGAEAGLLLDNSDGLSLTVSHLMDLLRREGVSIL, encoded by the coding sequence ATGAGCGGAGGCGAGAAGCTTAAAGGCAGGCTTGTTTACTTGATGGGGCCATCGGGTTCGGGAAAGGACAGTTTGATCGATGCTGCTCGTGATGCTCTGGCGCAACTCAACTGTGTCGTCGCGCGACGAGTGATCACGCGTTCAGCGGAGTCAGCAGGTGAATCGGCCTTCGGGGTGTCTGTCGAGGCATTTGCTGATTTGGTGCGTGCGGGTGCTTTTGCAATGAGCTGGCGTGCCAACGGGCTTGGCTATGGCATTCCTGTAGAGATTGATCAGTGGCTGGCGGAGGGGCGGCATGTCCTGGTGAACGGATCCAGAGAGTACTTGCCGCAGGCACAGGAGCGGTATCCGACGTTGATTCCTGTCCTGCTCTCAGTCAGATCGGACGTCTTGCGCCAGCGACTCATGAGTCGAGGGCGTGAAGGTATCGAGGAAATAGAGGCGCGGTTGGCTCGCAACGCCCTGTTTGCCCCGAATGAGTCAGCGGGCGGGGCGGAGGCAGGGTTGCTTCTGGATAACTCTGATGGCCTATCGTTGACGGTGTCACACCTGATGGATCTGTTGAGGCGTGAGGGGGTGAGCATCCTGTAG
- a CDS encoding tetratricopeptide repeat-containing response regulator — protein sequence MLAYHQKSFLIVDDFSDFRSSVRSMLRELGVKDVDTADSGEVALRMCSQKRYDFILQDYHLGDGKKNGQQVLEDLMIEKLISHESVFVMVTAESSQAMVLSALEHEPDAYLTKPFTRAGLAQRLERLEQRKTLLKPIMQALDRGKPVEVLNACIALCKQDPRYSPLCLRYRADALRDMNQNEVLERLYNSILADRPLPWAYVGLGRLLFKRGQVGQAKALYEKALKVFPMMPGLYDGLADVLVSQGETKSAQRVLEEAVRLSPLAVRRQALLGKLAMTNEDFDAAARAYRQAVSQGAQSRFKDPESNLGLAHALISKGSDRGLDTRARLEINQTLSAVAKDNPGDPGLQIRARLMKATSLLINDAETADKLTEQALTRLDGMEKFMSADAALLVAKQLKLLGQAQASDSMLKNCAEIYGDDPAVMRGIAKQTDDPAILNSGTAAADLNRQGVRSYKAGALTEARELFRGALLLQPKNISIALNMAQSILHGATANLDPGLLDECRRCLKMVGLMPESDARYPRYQKLQSKALEQ from the coding sequence ATGCTGGCGTACCACCAAAAAAGCTTTTTGATCGTCGATGATTTCTCGGATTTCCGCAGTTCAGTCCGTTCGATGTTGCGCGAGTTGGGGGTCAAGGACGTCGACACCGCAGACTCCGGCGAGGTCGCCTTGCGCATGTGCTCGCAGAAGCGCTACGACTTCATCCTGCAGGATTATCATCTGGGAGACGGCAAGAAGAATGGTCAGCAGGTACTCGAAGACCTGATGATCGAAAAGCTGATCAGCCATGAAAGTGTGTTTGTCATGGTGACCGCCGAAAGCAGCCAGGCGATGGTGCTCAGTGCGCTGGAACATGAGCCGGATGCCTACCTGACCAAGCCCTTCACCCGAGCTGGCCTGGCTCAACGCCTCGAACGCCTTGAGCAGCGCAAGACGCTGCTCAAGCCGATCATGCAGGCCCTGGATCGCGGCAAGCCGGTCGAGGTTTTGAACGCGTGCATTGCCTTGTGCAAGCAGGATCCACGTTATTCGCCGTTGTGCCTGCGCTATCGCGCTGATGCGCTGCGCGATATGAACCAGAACGAAGTCCTCGAACGCCTGTACAACAGTATTCTGGCGGATCGTCCATTGCCGTGGGCCTATGTCGGATTGGGACGATTGCTGTTCAAACGCGGTCAGGTCGGGCAGGCCAAGGCATTGTACGAAAAAGCCCTGAAAGTCTTCCCGATGATGCCAGGTCTGTATGACGGACTGGCCGATGTGCTGGTTTCCCAAGGTGAAACCAAATCTGCACAACGTGTGCTTGAGGAAGCAGTACGACTCTCGCCGCTGGCGGTACGTCGGCAGGCGCTGTTGGGCAAGCTGGCCATGACCAACGAGGACTTCGATGCTGCCGCCAGAGCCTATCGCCAGGCGGTCTCCCAAGGCGCGCAGTCACGCTTCAAGGACCCCGAGAGCAACCTTGGACTGGCCCACGCCCTGATCAGCAAGGGCAGCGATAGAGGATTGGATACTCGCGCCCGGTTGGAGATCAACCAGACCCTGAGTGCGGTCGCCAAAGACAACCCTGGCGATCCAGGCTTGCAGATTCGCGCGCGACTGATGAAGGCCACGAGCCTGTTGATCAATGACGCCGAGACGGCCGACAAGCTCACCGAGCAGGCACTGACGCGTCTCGATGGCATGGAAAAATTCATGAGTGCCGACGCCGCGTTGCTGGTGGCCAAACAACTGAAATTGCTCGGCCAGGCGCAGGCCAGTGATTCGATGCTGAAAAACTGTGCGGAAATCTACGGTGATGACCCAGCGGTGATGCGCGGCATCGCCAAGCAGACCGACGATCCGGCCATTCTCAATTCCGGCACAGCAGCGGCAGACCTCAATCGTCAAGGTGTCCGTAGCTACAAGGCCGGCGCCTTGACCGAAGCCCGCGAGCTGTTTCGTGGCGCTCTGTTGCTGCAACCGAAAAACATCAGCATCGCCCTCAACATGGCGCAATCGATCCTGCATGGCGCTACGGCCAACCTTGACCCGGGATTGCTTGATGAATGTCGGCGCTGCCTGAAGATGGTCGGCTTGATGCCCGAGAGTGACGCGCGTTATCCGCGATATCAGAAGTTGCAGAGCAAGGCGTTAGAACAATGA
- a CDS encoding flagellar brake protein: MSNALNAEDAPQPPKVLTTPLEIAGNLRMLQESHDPLIITFHERTQRFQSYVVDVDRENNSIALDEMIPRDGERFLLAGEPFRIEGFHEGVRIAWESNGPLTIDESNGTRCYRGTLPDEVVYHQRRNAFRAALKLAQLVSIELGGEKLKVPLAGKLLDISATGCKLRFDGDISNGLQLGQVYDRFIAALPFGSMTTPVELRYLHHEEKIDTTFAGVRFHNMSGLVQRQVERFVYQLQREARRFDKDDF; this comes from the coding sequence GTGTCCAATGCCTTAAACGCGGAAGATGCTCCGCAGCCACCGAAGGTGCTCACTACGCCTTTGGAAATCGCCGGCAACCTGCGAATGCTGCAAGAGAGCCATGATCCTCTGATCATCACGTTCCACGAGCGTACCCAGCGCTTCCAAAGCTATGTGGTCGATGTCGATCGCGAGAACAACTCGATCGCGCTCGATGAAATGATTCCGCGCGATGGCGAACGCTTCCTGCTGGCGGGGGAACCCTTCCGGATCGAAGGTTTTCACGAAGGCGTGCGTATTGCCTGGGAAAGCAACGGCCCCCTGACGATCGATGAATCCAACGGCACTCGTTGCTATCGTGGCACGTTGCCGGACGAGGTGGTCTATCACCAGCGCCGCAACGCCTTTCGTGCCGCCCTGAAACTGGCGCAATTGGTGAGCATCGAGCTGGGCGGTGAAAAGCTCAAGGTGCCGCTAGCCGGCAAGTTGTTGGACATTTCGGCCACCGGCTGCAAGCTGCGCTTTGATGGCGACATTTCCAATGGCCTGCAGTTGGGCCAGGTGTACGACCGTTTCATTGCCGCCCTGCCCTTCGGCAGCATGACCACCCCGGTCGAATTGCGTTACCTGCATCACGAAGAAAAAATCGACACCACCTTCGCCGGTGTGCGCTTTCATAACATGAGCGGCCTGGTGCAGCGTCAGGTCGAGCGCTTCGTCTACCAGTTGCAGCGCGAGGCGCGTCGTTTCGACAAAGACGACTTCTGA
- a CDS encoding MFS transporter → MRQIWKSFRALYFASLMMLIGSGLLSTYLALRLAADQVDGLWVGALMAANYFGLVLGGKIGHRLIARVGHIRAYSACAGIVGAAVLGHGLVDWLPAWLILRMVVGLGMMCQYMVIESWLNEQADAKQRGMVFSGYMIASYLGLVLGQLILVMHPSLGLELLMLVALCFALCLVPVTLTRRIHPAPLHPAPMEPRFFMKRVPQSLSTVLGAGLIVGSFYGLAPLYASQQGLSTEQVGLFMGSCIFAGLVVQWPLGWLSDRYDRAVLIRSFAICLALAALPLAIMPKVPLEVLFVAGFVCSLVQFCLYPLAVAFSNDHVESDRRVSLTAMLLVTYGVGASIGPLVAGVLMKFFGSQMLYAFFSFFALVLVWRIRPKAVTNLHQVDDAPLHHVAMPDSMSSSPLVAALDPRVDEQVVQDQMQTTASTEPEPVAEPETASTAEAPREDQPPDDPDAEHPHTFTGARP, encoded by the coding sequence ATGCGCCAGATCTGGAAGTCTTTTCGAGCGCTTTACTTCGCCTCACTGATGATGTTGATCGGCTCGGGCTTACTCAGCACCTACCTGGCGTTGCGCCTTGCCGCGGATCAGGTCGATGGCCTGTGGGTCGGTGCGTTGATGGCCGCCAACTATTTCGGCCTGGTCCTGGGCGGTAAAATCGGCCACCGGCTGATTGCCCGGGTAGGGCACATTCGTGCGTATTCGGCGTGTGCCGGCATCGTCGGGGCGGCGGTGCTGGGGCATGGATTGGTGGACTGGTTGCCGGCCTGGCTGATCCTGCGGATGGTGGTGGGCCTCGGCATGATGTGCCAGTACATGGTCATCGAGAGTTGGCTCAACGAGCAGGCCGATGCCAAGCAGCGCGGCATGGTATTCAGCGGCTATATGATCGCCTCTTACCTGGGGCTGGTCCTGGGCCAACTGATTCTGGTCATGCACCCTTCGTTGGGACTGGAGTTGCTGATGCTGGTAGCCCTGTGTTTCGCGCTGTGTCTGGTGCCCGTCACGCTGACCCGACGCATTCACCCGGCGCCCCTGCATCCGGCGCCGATGGAGCCGCGCTTTTTCATGAAGCGGGTGCCGCAGTCCCTCAGTACGGTGTTGGGCGCGGGGCTGATCGTCGGTTCGTTCTATGGTTTGGCTCCGCTGTATGCCTCGCAGCAGGGCTTGTCCACCGAGCAGGTCGGTCTGTTCATGGGTAGCTGCATTTTCGCCGGTCTGGTGGTGCAGTGGCCTTTGGGCTGGTTGTCGGATCGCTATGATCGAGCCGTGCTGATTCGCAGCTTTGCGATCTGCCTGGCGTTGGCGGCCCTGCCATTGGCGATTATGCCCAAGGTGCCGCTGGAGGTGCTGTTCGTTGCTGGCTTTGTCTGTTCCTTGGTGCAGTTCTGTCTGTATCCGCTGGCTGTAGCCTTTTCCAACGACCACGTCGAAAGCGACCGGCGGGTTTCACTGACTGCCATGCTGCTGGTGACCTACGGGGTCGGCGCAAGCATCGGGCCTTTGGTGGCGGGTGTGCTGATGAAGTTCTTCGGCAGCCAGATGCTCTATGCCTTCTTCAGTTTCTTTGCCCTCGTGCTGGTCTGGCGGATTCGACCCAAAGCCGTGACCAATCTGCATCAGGTCGACGACGCTCCTCTGCATCACGTGGCGATGCCGGACAGCATGTCCAGTTCGCCATTGGTGGCGGCGCTCGATCCGCGAGTCGACGAACAGGTGGTCCAGGATCAGATGCAAACCACTGCGAGCACCGAGCCGGAGCCGGTAGCTGAACCCGAAACGGCGAGCACAGCCGAAGCGCCTCGCGAGGACCAGCCGCCGGATGATCCGGACGCCGAACATCCCCATACCTTCACCGGGGCCAGGCCTTGA
- a CDS encoding chemotaxis protein CheV — protein sequence MAGVMDSVNQRTQLVGQNRLELLLFRLDGQQLYGINVFKVREVLQCPKLTLMPKSNPVVCGVASIRGATIPILDLAMATGSGGLQDQSNPFVIITEYNTKTQGFLVRSVERIVNMNWEEIHPPPKGTGRDHYLTAVTRVDNQLVEIIDVEKVLAEVAPTPEAISVGVVDVETQHKALSLRVLTVDDSSVARKQVSRCLQTVGVEVVALNDGRQALDYLRKLVDEGKKPEEEFLMMISDIEMPEMDGYTLTAEIRNDPRMQKLHIILHTSLSGVFNQAMVKKVGADDFLAKFRPDDLASRVVDRIKAADIS from the coding sequence ATGGCTGGTGTAATGGATTCGGTAAACCAGCGCACGCAACTGGTAGGGCAGAATCGCCTGGAGCTGTTGTTGTTCCGTCTCGACGGTCAGCAGCTCTACGGCATCAATGTGTTTAAGGTTCGGGAAGTGCTGCAATGCCCGAAACTGACCTTGATGCCCAAATCCAATCCTGTCGTGTGCGGTGTGGCAAGTATTCGTGGGGCAACCATTCCGATTCTCGACCTGGCGATGGCCACGGGTTCGGGCGGATTGCAGGATCAAAGCAATCCCTTCGTGATCATCACGGAGTACAACACCAAGACCCAGGGTTTTCTGGTGCGCTCGGTGGAGCGGATCGTCAACATGAATTGGGAGGAGATCCATCCGCCGCCCAAGGGTACCGGGCGCGATCACTACCTGACGGCAGTGACGCGGGTCGACAATCAGTTGGTGGAAATCATCGACGTCGAGAAGGTTCTGGCGGAAGTCGCGCCAACGCCCGAGGCCATTTCGGTTGGCGTGGTCGATGTCGAGACCCAGCACAAGGCCTTGTCGCTGCGGGTATTGACGGTGGATGACTCGTCGGTGGCGCGCAAGCAGGTCTCGCGCTGTCTGCAGACGGTCGGGGTCGAGGTGGTGGCGCTGAACGACGGTCGGCAAGCACTGGACTACCTGCGCAAGCTGGTCGACGAAGGCAAGAAGCCGGAGGAAGAGTTCCTGATGATGATTTCCGACATCGAGATGCCGGAAATGGACGGCTACACCCTGACGGCGGAAATCCGCAACGACCCGCGCATGCAAAAGCTGCACATCATCCTGCATACTTCGCTGTCAGGCGTATTCAATCAGGCGATGGTCAAGAAAGTCGGTGCCGATGACTTTCTGGCCAAATTCCGCCCTGATGACCTGGCATCCCGGGTAGTCGACCGGATCAAAGCAGCAGATATCAGCTAG